One window of the Athene noctua chromosome 5, bAthNoc1.hap1.1, whole genome shotgun sequence genome contains the following:
- the LOC141961011 gene encoding 1-phosphatidylinositol phosphodiesterase-like, with product MGARCRRSMAFDCTPQPAAWCPDWMAGLPDALPLSHLSIPGTHDSLSLFGGRRLRCQSWGLESQLAAGIRFLDVRCKLVRGELHIYHLCTFQRASLRGVLRRTLRFLRAHPGEAVLMRIKEELPILPQPGFAARLHRCLLEEGRGRVWCREEVPTLGQARGKIVVLEALAREVLGIPYEQLSISDAWNVLSLERKWARARRHLEKAAGGDPTTMHLTFCSGNGLFTCPEEVARFVNPRCYQHLRRRGGQPMHWGVVIMDFPGAGLLRLIVESNTPQASGRITVAPGNPTASPRHPHGRGGGRCCRHSSAHCPHRRLSGRTLLPAPRLCRRTSVHVEQKRVSSSPWAPRSLCMTTV from the coding sequence ATGGGGGCGCGGTGCCGGCGCAGCATGGCATTCGACTGCACGCCCCAGCCAGCAGCCTGGTGCCCTGACTGGATGGCAGGGCTCCCCGATgccctgcccctctcccacctCTCCATCCCTGGCACCCACGACTCCCTCAGCCTGTTCGGTGGCCGACGCCTGCGGTGCCAGAGCTGGGGCCTGGAGTCCCAGCTGGCAGCTGGCATCCGCTTCCTGGATGTGCGCTGCAAGCTGGTACGGGGCGAACTACACATCTACCATCTCTGTACCTTCCAGCGGGCCAGCCTGCGGGGGGTCCTGCGCCGCACCCTGCGCTTCCTCCGTGCCCACCCCGGTGAGGCTGTGCTCATGCGCATCAAAGAGGAGCTGCCTATCTTACCCCAGCCTGGCTTTGCTGCCCGGCTGCACCGCTGCTTGCTGGAGGAGGGACGGGGCCGTGTGTGGTGCCGGGAGGAGGTGCCAACGCTGGGCCAGGCACGGGGGAAGATCGTGGTGCTGGAGGCACTGGCACGGGAGGTGCTGGGCATCCCCTACGAGCAGCTGAGCATCAGTGATGCCTGGAATGTGCTCTCACTTGAGCGCAAGTGGGCCCGGGCACGGCGGCACCTGGAGAAGGCAGCTGGCGGGGACCCCACCACCATGCACCTCACCTTCTGCTCTGGCAACGGGCTCTTCACCTGCCCAGAGGAGGTGGCCCGCTTCGTGAACCCCCGCTGCTACCAGCACCTACGgcgccggggggggcagcccatGCACTGGGGAGTGGTCATCATGGACTTCCCCGGGGCAGGGCTCCTCCGGCTCATCGTGGAGAGCAACACGCCCCAGGCCAGCGGACGCATCACGGTGGCCCCTGGTAACCCCACGGCATCCCCACGGCACCCCCACGGCAGAGGGGGTGGGCGCTGCTGCCGGCACAGCTCCGCTCACTGCCCACACCGGCGTCTGTCAGGACGGACACTACTCCCAGCCCCACGCCTCTGCCGAAGGACGTCAGTGCATGTAGAGCAAAAGCGGGTTTCTAGCTCTCCCTGGGCACCAAGAAGCCTTTGCATGACAACGGTGTGA
- the HTATIP2 gene encoding protein HTATIP2 yields the protein MAAGGGGGGGACFVLGASGETGRALLRELLARRLFARVTLVGRRRLSLGEETGAAVEQAVVDFERLSEHAAAFQGHDVGFCCLGTTRAKAGVDGFVRVDRDYVAQAAELARAGGCKHFVLQSSQGANQHSRFLYLRVKGEVENLVQAVGFDRCTILRPAVLLCKRQESRPGEWMAQQFLGVVARVFPTAYSVPVEMVARAMVASVLQPDKGKVEVLENKAIHELGKALPQQST from the exons atggcggcggggggcggcggcggcggcggggcctgcTTCGTGCTGGGCGCCTCGGGGGAGacgggccgggcgctgctgcggGAGCTGCTGGCCCGTCGGCTCTTCGCCAGGGTGACGCTGGTCGGACGGCGCCGGCTGAGCCTGGGCGAGGAGACAGGGGCGGCCGTg GAGCAGGCGGTGGTGGACTTCGAGCGGCTGAGCGAGCACGCTGCCGCCTTCCAGGGACACGATGTCGGCTTCTGCTGCCTGGGCACCACCAGGGCCAAGGCCGGCGTG GACGGCTTTGTCCGCGTGGACCGGGACTACGTggcgcaggcagcagagctggcgcGGGCGGGGGGCTGCAAACATTTTGTCCTGCAGTCGTCCCAGGGGGCAAACCAGCACAGCCGCTTCCTCTACCTCCGCGTGAAG GGGGAAGTGGAGAACCTGGTCCAGGCTGTTGGTTTTGATCGCTGTACCATTCTCCGGCCAGC GGTGCTGCTGTGCAAGCGCCAGGAGTCCCGGCCCGGCGAGTGGATGGCCCAGCAGTTTCTGGGTGTTGTGGCTCGGGTCTTCCCCACCGCTTACTCGGTGCCTGTGGAAATGGTGGCCAGGGCTATGGTGGCCAGTGTGCTGCAGCCAGACAAGGGGAAGGTGGAGGTGCTGGAGAACAAGGCTATTCACGAGCTGGGAAAGGCACTGCCACAGCAGAGCACATAG